One region of Xyrauchen texanus isolate HMW12.3.18 chromosome 11, RBS_HiC_50CHRs, whole genome shotgun sequence genomic DNA includes:
- the LOC127652232 gene encoding sprouty-related, EVH1 domain-containing protein 2-like → MTEESHPDDDSYIVQVKAVVMTRDESSGGWLAQEGGGLSRVGVCKVVPADLELLGWNGFLIYGERLKDKQVILQCCLKKDLVYTKATPTFHHWRVDNRKCGLSFQSPADARAFDRGVRKAIEDLTEGSTTSSSTLQNEAELGDDDVFTNATDSSSNSSQKREPLMQTLAPISFSEPHHYILGHLYDQHRHSDRYYLDQTVPMFPCPRHVRFHEEEEEIVRINPRERSWLTGYEDYRHATTGTHGKPLRPDATDAYGHIAKSEPPKHDYTYTYPLSGDGHTTHDGKTGIGGGVVTGQPRALTTKWLPRRVEDSRERLRCVYCQNMFSPVENGRGRCQEAPDPVQTCIRRVSFMWCADSLLYHCMSDPEGDYSDPCSCDASEERFCLRWLALLGLSLLAPCMCCYAPLRACYHCGVVCHCCGGKHKAVG, encoded by the exons TGACAGTTACATAGTGCAAGTGAAAGCAGTGGTCATGACACGGGACGAGTCTAGTGGGGGCTGGCTGGCACAGGAGGGCGGGGGTCTCAGTCGAGTGGGCGTCTGTAAGGTGGTCCCGGCTGATCTTGAGCTTCTGGGATGGAACGGCTTCCTCATCTATGGAGAGAGACTTAAAGATAAGCAG GTGATCCTGCAGTGCTGTCTGAAGAAGGATCTGGTGTACACTAAAGCCACGCCCACTTTCCATCATTGGAGAGTGGACAACAGGAAGTGTGGACTGTCGTTCCAGAGCCCCGCGGATGCCCGAGCGTTTGATCGCGGCGTGAGAAAGGCAATCGAGGACCTCACAGAGG gcTCCACTACCTCTTCATCTACGCTGCAGAACGAGGCCGAGCTGGGTGATGACGACGTTTTCACA AATGCCACCGACAGCTCGTCCAACTCTTCTCAGAAAAGAGAACCATTAATGCAGACGCTTGCACCAATCAGCTTCTCCGAGCCCCACCACTACATTCTGGGACATCTGTATGACCAGCACAGACACTCTGACCGTTATTACCTGGATCAG aCGGTGCCCATGTTCCCATGTCCACGTCATGTCCGATTCcacgaggaagaggaggagattgTGCGGATTAACCCCCGTGAACGTTCTTGGTTAACGGGCTACGAGGACTATCGGCATGCTACTACAGGGACACACGGCAAACCTCTGCGACCAGACGCCACGGATGCTTACGGTCACATCGCTAAGAGCGAACCGCCAAAACACGACTACACTTATACTTACCCACTCAGTGGGGACGGACACACGACACACGATGGCAAAACAGGCATTGGCGGTGGCGTAGTCACCGGGCAGCCGCGAGCACTAACGACAAAATGGCTGCCACGCCGGGTGGAGGACAGCAGAGAGCGCTTGCGATGCGTTTACTGCCAAAACATGTTCAGTCCCGTGGAAAACGGGCGCGGGCGCTGTCAGGAAGCTCCCGACCCCGTGCAAACGTGCATTCGGCGGGTTAGCTTCATGTGGTGCGCGGACAGCTTGCTCTACCATTGTATGTCGGACCCTGAGGGCGACTACTCGGACCCGTGTTCCTGCGACGCCAGCGAAGAGCGGTTCTGCCTGCGTTGGCTAGCACTCTTGGGACTGTCGCTGCTAGCACCCTGCATGTGCTGTTACGCGCCACTGCGAGCGTGCTACCACTGTGGCGTCGTGTGCCACTGCTGCGGTGGCAAGCACAAAGCAGTGGGGTGA